In the genome of Bombus affinis isolate iyBomAffi1 chromosome 7, iyBomAffi1.2, whole genome shotgun sequence, one region contains:
- the LOC126918816 gene encoding ephrin-B1 isoform X2: MILFAIVPTSFVFAFRIDNTDHIIDVNKNNAAFEYDQVNIICPVYQPGTYDEDAEKYIIYNVSKEEYETCRITNPNPRVIAVCNNPYKTMYFTITFRPFTPQPEGLEFLPGHDYYFISTSSKDDLHKRIGGRCTSNNMKVVFKVCCRNEADTSSSSATSRNNSVAVTSSTVPSSSSTSTAVLGGGAVGIPPPPPPSVVKNGGPDRFYPGGSIHHHHDHHQPATAAPTLPHVPPPAIYPVHPHQPPIHNGPPSSSPPKTSIGQKKKNKEYSDHPNEVVKNEELTYNGASSSRVQDRYYQLVMVLTGSLFISAIMPQLLR, encoded by the exons atgatTCTCTTCGCTATTGTTCCAACTTCGTTCGTATTCGC ATTTCGAATAGACAACACAGACCACATAATAGACGTGAACAAGAACAACGCGGCGTTCGAGTACGATCAAGTGAACATAATATGTCCTGTGTACCAGCCAGGAACGTATGACGAGGACGCGGAGAAGTATATTATTTACAAC GTGTCTAAAGAGGAATACGAAACATGTCGGATAACGAATCCAAATCCACGGGTGATAGCAGTGTGTAACAACCCGTATAAGACCATGTACTTCACGATCACCTTCAGGCCGTTCACACCGCAACCTGAAGGCCTAGAGTTCCTGCCAGGCCACGATTACTATTTCATCAGCACTTCGTCCAAGGACGACCTTCATAAACGCATCGGTGGACGATGCACCAGTAACAACATGAAGGTGGTGTTCAAGGTGTGCTGCCGCAACGAGGCTGACACCTCGTCGTCATCGGCTACATCGCGCAACAATT CCGTAGCTGTAACCAGCAGCACCGTGCCAAGCAGCAGCTCGACCAGCACCGCGGTTTTGGGTGGAGGAGCCGTCGGAATACCACCCCCGCCACCACCGAGCGTCGTCAAGAACGGCGGCCCAGATCGATTCTACCCAGGGGGCAGCATTCATCATCATCACGATCATCATCAACCGGCCACGGCGGCGCCGACCCTGCCCCACGTACCCCCTCCGGCCATCTACCCTGTGCATCCGCATCAGCCTCCGATTCACAATGGACCGCCGTCCTCCTCGCCGCCCAAGACCTCGATCGgccagaagaagaagaaca AGGAATATTCGGACCATCCGAACGAAGTTGTGAAGAACGAAGAATTGACCTACAACGGGGCGAGTTCCAGCCGTGTTCAAGATCGGTACTACCAGCTGGTGATGGTGTTGACGGGAAGCTTGTTTATCAGCGCGATCATGCCGCAATTATTACGGTGA